The following proteins are encoded in a genomic region of Catharus ustulatus isolate bCatUst1 chromosome 4, bCatUst1.pri.v2, whole genome shotgun sequence:
- the LOC116995802 gene encoding islet amyloid polypeptide-like, translated as MCNLKLSVFFIALSVTLSCLEATPIERLLSVNDDLSDGTSKRQGWMLPVMSQNTLSGLGEEMPEQPAAETKSHQLEKRKCNTATCVTQRLADFLVRSSSSIGAVYSPTNVGSNTYGKRDTAGPASREPQNHAQL; from the exons ATGTGCAACCTAAAGCTGTCAGTTTTCTTCATTGCACTTTCTGTCACTCTGAGCTGTTTGGAAGCTACACCTATCGAGAG ATTACTGTCAGTGAACGATGATCTATCTGATGGTACTTCCAAGAGACAAGGATGGATGTTGCCTGTAATGTCACAGAATACACTCTCAGGACTTGGTGAGGAAATGCCAGAACaaccagcagcagagacaaaaag CCAccagctggagaagaggaaatgcaACACGGCCACGTGTGTGACACAGCGCTTGGCCGATTTCCTGGTGcgctccagcagcagcatcgGGGCTGTTTACTCACCCACAAACGTGGGCTCCAACACGTATGGAAAGAGGGACACAGCGGGGCCAGCAAGCAGAGAGCCCCAAAACCATGCACAGCTTTAG